The Arachis ipaensis cultivar K30076 chromosome B05, Araip1.1, whole genome shotgun sequence nucleotide sequence TAAAATTTTACGAACATAGCCAGATATGATTCTTATACGTTTGAGTTGATTTTACTATTTTGTGTTTGTGTTAGTGTTAATGACTAGTAATGTTAGAGATATACATTCGTTATAAATATCTATAATATATTTCTTTTTTAAGAATAAAATCCTCAACTTTATTTCCCTACCACTGATATCATAGTGACTTATGATCGAATCGATGATTAAGaggggaaaaaaaaataaaaagaaatataagTACCAAGTTTTCCCAGAAAAAAAAGCTACAACATAGTGTCCTTATTCTACATATGTATTTGAGGTGACAAGGACTTGACTATTTGTGATATTGACCACTTTTTTGTTCCTTCTTCCTTTTCATAAGAGGTATCCAATCTAATCATTGGAAATTCACAAGTTTCACTCTCCATTTTAAGCTTAATCAAATCTTATTGTAACTTAGTAACGTACATGGGAATTACATTGCTATACgtgtataaatattaaataaaataaattttgtttttttttccaaaatattaCCGTTACATAGTAAATGCATTTAATTTGTATTATAAACTAGAATCAAAACcatttaaaatataaacaaaaatctaACCTACTatgaaaaatcaataaattaaaCCGACAGCTCTAACTTTACTTGCCTATTCTTTGAATATCGACAATGATGTTTCATACCGTAGTTTTACAATTTAAATTGACTGCGTTACTTTACAGCGATAATGAAATTTGAAAGTTGAAACGATTCGTTACGTAAACACGTGTAATATAAAGGgaaaaaaagattgatttgaacCAGTGTATATCAAACCGTTAGATCAGAACAAAATTACGAAAGTTTTACTAAAAATCTAAGATACAAACTCAAAAACACGGAAAAACCCACGAGTAGTGACAAAACCACATACAGTAACTAACAAATAAATGAAAGGGTAATAGAAGACTCTTAGGTTTTGTTtggatatagaaaaaaaaaatcagaagaaaaaaaaatcagagaaaagaaaataaaaaaatagaattatttGNNNNNNNNNNNNNNNNNNNNNtgaaaattttttttctttagcattaaaaaaaaaagaaattttccacttatttatttatttatttatttttccttaaATCAAACATAGTGTTAATGATTCACGAATCACATAGCATGAACAATCCAATGAAATAATATTTCCATAATCTAAAACTCAAACAGTGGTTCACATTTTGCATGCATACTTGTATAGTTTATTACGTCTTGATACTTATATATGGTCCTTCTATGTTATGTTAgggtaattatgatatttttaaaaatattatcaaaattataataatattttttattatttaataatattttttatataatattagAGGTGTATATGATCCAGTCCAGTTCGGATTCAAACCATTAGGTATATAGTCGAGTCCAAATCTGAAAAATAGACTCGATCATTATTTAGGATTGAGTTTGGATAAAGACAAACTCGACTTCACCCGACCCATATACAGTTAAAGagaactaaaaaatatatatattttttaaattaattctaatatattaattataaacttattgttttatttttaatcacacttattaaattagaaaatagatcaaagaagcatcaaattagaatttatagaCAAATTCAAGTTTAAATATAANNNNNNNNNNNNNNNNNNNNNNNNNNNNNNNNNNNNNNNNNNNNAAAAAatgttgttaaaattaaaataatatttattaacaaatattactaaaaaaaatgttattaaaatataaaataaaaagtacAACTTGAATTTTAACAATATTTCTAACTGCCGTAGCCACAAAAATCATAAGCATATTAGAATTCACAATCTAGTAACATTTTGATAACTTGTTTAATTGACGATTCTTCATGAATGCACTGAGAAGTCAGCACATACAAGAGATAATTGTTTTAATTTGTTGAATTAGAAGGAATTGTGCATAGCTTGAGTGAAGATAAATGAATTAAGCAATAACATTATGAGATCACATGAAGGCATGATGGTTTGAAGGTTAAATGGTACAGTTTGTCCTTTATATAGTGGCCACCGGGACCGTGGCGTGTAGTATATAGTCCATAGAAAGTAAAAGAGAGAAGAGTACAAGTACAAGCACAAGCATAAACACAAATTGATGCCTGAAAGAGAAATGTGAAGGGAGAGATGCTATCAACTATAATGGTAGCAAATAGCATCATCAATTGCATCGCCAAATTAAAGCAACGAAGCTACTAAAAGTTAACTCATTGGTCCAACCCAACAGTGCGCTTCAGATATTGCTGCCTGCTGCAGGCGCACAAACACAAATCACTACTAATACAcccaattatttttcttttatcacTCATCTCAAAAATAAAGAcacatcaataattaattttttttaccacTTTTGAAgtaagattttttttattgtgaatatatatatattttttacttgTTGATCTTATGTTCTAGAATTTTTTATAGGGAAAAAAAAATAACACTGCTAATACATATAGCGTATCTTGGAATCAAATAGATTTTTTGTGAAAATATGAGTACATATAATCTGAATAGAAAGTTAGAAAGGCAAATACAAATAANNNNNNNNNNNNNNNNNNNNNNNNNNNNNNNNNNNNNNNNNNNNNNNNNNNNNNNNNNNNNNNNNNNNNNNNNNNNNNNNNNNNNNNNNNNNNNNNNNNNNNNNNNNNNNNNNNNNNNNNNNNNNNNNNNNNNNNNNNNNNNNNNNNNNNNNNNNNNNNNNNNNNNNNNNNNNNNNNNNNNNNNNNNNNNNNNNNNNNNNNNNNNNNNNCATAAGAAAGACAAGTGATATGTAGTGGCCCAGTAAGCATTCACTTGGCTTTAATTTCCTCACATCCTTGCTTAGAAAAGAAACTTATTAGCCCTTTTACTCTTGTCATTCTTGTATTATATATATGCTAATAGTGATTGATGATGATTAATTATCTCAAGGCTAATCAAACATTCCTTTTTAAGAGCTTCTTAAACATAGATTCCCACTATGCCTTGCATGTCCTAAACAGCTCATATTATCATAATCTTTTTTGTATTCAAAAGATTCTAATAAGCAAGAGACATACAAGAGTCTATTCCGTTTTTGTATGTCCATAATTAAATATGCCGGTTAAGGACACACATTGACATTAAGCTAGAAAGGGTGATGGGGtgtgagaagagaagagaagagaagggcAATAATTAAAAACTGAAGGAGGGGCCAGGGGCCATGGGTCAGGGGTGCGTGCGTGCAGTGAAGTGCAgggtgtgtgagagagagagagaggaccaACATGCCCTTGTCGGTTGTTCTGCAAAGACAAGCTCTTTATTATTCTTCCCCCCACTAAATTCAATTCTGAGTGCGGTGTGTTCCTTTCTTTCTTAATTCTTATGGCCTTGGATGGCTGGTAGGAAACAAATACATACCCCCTTCTACCATTTATTTCTCATCAAATCAAAGATTAAGAATAATAACACCACATATGCCTTTCTTTAATCAATCTGCTTATTAacttcattctctctctctcccccaagCTGTTGCTGTTGCTGGTGCAAATAACCGAGCATATTCCTATTCATCAAATCAAATCTTGTAGTTCTATCTGTAAGATTAATAATCTAAGCTGGGGAGGTGAGTCTTATATACtagtatattattatatattatattaggtTCTTCTCTGCCTAGCTAGGGACCCCGCTTATGCCATCTAGTCTATGTATAATGTATGCTTCTTTTGTCCTTTTCCTATGGTTATTTTTTTGTTctctaaataaatattattaggCAATTGTGTGCGGCTGCTATATAAACAGTTAAATCACTTGCTTGGAAGATTAGGATTGTGATTAGTGAGAATTGGTTGGTGGGATTAATATTAGCTCCCAGAACGTCAATATCAGAACAATAAGCTAAGAAAAAAAGAATAGTTGTAAGTAATTATATCATCCTTGATTGAGATTTGAGCTTCCTCCCTCTTGGAGTAGATTAGATGGGATGAATTAGGGTACAACAACAAACGGCAAGATCCATCCACAACCATAGttaaatttgaaaaaagaaaaggtCATGAAGAGATGATCATGGTTTAAGTGTGCGGATCAAGGGTGGCTAAATTAGATCCATGCCATCAGCTGCAAATTAAGGAAAAGGAAGCAATAATATTTGATGGAAAGAAGAGGGGAAGAGGATAAGGAATTAGAGATGGCAACAATaacagcaacagcaacaacaaccactTTGGGTAGTTATAGTGTTGTTGttccaaacaacaacaacaacaataacagggattcttcttcttcaacttcttcaAAGTTGTCTTCTCCAACTGTGGTTGGAGCTTCTGAAACAACTCACCAACCATCTCAAACTCACTCATTAGTCTTCCACCACCATGATCCTCcaaaccacaaccaccaccatcaacatcatctctaTCCTCATCTTCAGCCACCCAATCAACAATCTCTAAGACCAACCTCAGATCCAGATCTAACCTCGTCTCCTATTGCCACAACAGCACCACAgccgccgccaccaccaccacaagCAGCTGCAACAACCACCACAGCATTAGCAAGGTACAGAGAATGTCTGAGAAACCACGCAGCCAGCATGGGGAGCCATGTGGTGGATGGTTGTGGAGAGTTCATGCCAAGCGGAGAAGAAGGCACCCCGGAATCACTCCGGTGCGCCGCCTGTGAGTGCCACCGTAACTTCCACCGTAGAGAGGTTGAAGGCTCCGCTCCTCAACAGCATCACAACTATTaccccaacaacaacaacaacaagcacAACGGTCACAGCACTCATCATCTTCTTCAGTTCCACACAGCACCACCATCTTCATCCCTTCATCATCAACGATTCTCTCATGCTATTGCTGCTGCTGCTCCACCATCGGTTCAGCCGGTGATGATGGCGttcggaggaggaggaggaggagcggCGGAATCCTCTAGCGAAGATCTGAACATGTTCCATCATCAGTCAAACGCATTAGGAGGGCAATTCTCAGTGCAGCAAGCATCAGCGTCAAAGAAGAGGTTCAGGACAAAGTTCACACAGCAGCAGAAAGATAGAATGATGGAGTTCGCTGAGAAGCTTGGGTGGAAGATTCAGAAACACGATGAGCAAGAAGTGCAGCAGTTTTGTTCTCAAGTTGGTGTTAAGAGGCAAGTTTTCAAGGTTTGGATGCACAACAACAAGCAAGCTATCAAGAAACAACAGCAGCAGCACACGTAAGCAAAACAATCATTGTTTATTAGAGGAATTacttgttttgttttcttgtcctCTCTTCATCTTTTCTTGTTCTTTGCTTAACAAATAAGAACCAAAGAAAGAATTAGAATTGAAAatgattttcatttttattagttAATAAGTATATAGATCATTTAGATGTGCATATTCAAATTAAACAGAGCAAGTTAGCTTAGCTAGCTACCCACCCTAGATACATGGAATTCAAACTTTCATAGCAGCCACATATGACTTTCCATTTTTATATATCAATTCTGTATGCTCCTCCTATTCAATCAATTacttccatcatcatcatcatcattcatatgCAGCCAACAAAATATGCATGGATCATGGATGCAATAATAATTAGTTAAATTCTCAGTTTCTCACTCACCTCTTCCCTTTTGGAAGGTCATTTTTTTCCTCCGGCAAAGCGagggagaaataaaaaaaaaaaaagaaaaaaaaaagagagagatggTGATAACTTTGAGTAGTACAGTTGGGATGAACTAAGACAAAGCGTATATATCATTACGTTGTTTGTTATAAGCTGCTTAGGCTAGGCGTAACGATATTTCATGCATAATAATCCTAGCTTTTTGAATTTCAATCATGTAACCGTGGGTTTCGcgataaatgaaaaattgatgaGAGAAAGATAGGATCCCCCACAGTGATACCGCAAATTTGTCGTTTCATATGGGGGACACCGACTCATACACATGATGAAGAATGAATGAATTAGGAGACAGTACCCGCTATTTTCTCAAATTCACTTTTCCATCACTTATAGATATGAATATGTAGTAGTGTTGCATTCACTATTGTCTCTATCCGAATAAGCTAGGACCCTATGCCAGGTGCATATAATTAAATCATCACAAAGGAACATCAAGGATGTCCAATAATGTTCACCCTCTAATTTGAGAATAGCTGAATCTGTACTACGCTGTATATATCTGCATATGTAAATTAAAGCAGCTTATAGTTTTGTAACCaccacaaaaaagaaaaaaagttcctttgaatttttgtttaaaaCAGAAATATGAAGGATCAGAAAGAGGTAATTGTCTTAGCTTCCATGTAGATTTGAGGAAAATCTGCATCGTATGTAGACCGAAGTCACAATAATGTAAATGGTATATGGACCACGGTTCGTCTCTAATAGATGCCCTAGTTCCAGTCAACTGAATCCTTCGATTTTGTCGGAAGCATTCTTGCTCCTAATCCTAGAGAAACATTGTATGAAAAAAAAGATAGgatttaaattttctaaattttgaattttattttagaaggtaaagtataatttattattatttatttcataggtggaagcaagaaaaaacatgaGAGAAAAAACATTTAATAGTGAGATCTCATTTTATcttctaaaataaaaatctaaaatttaaaatatgcaAATTCAAGAGAATATATGCTTGTACATTGCATAAAATGATACCAAACTTGTTCCATGTTCAAGTTTCAAAATACAAGGACGGacttggtttttattttttatcttgtaAGTTCATTACTTGCTTCAATTTTTTCAATATATCTGAAAATAGAGAACCGATAAAGATAAGGCTAAATATTATTGTTGTAATTTAGATCGAAAACAAcatatttgataaaaaaattcaaatgttTTAATGTGTTGATAAAAGATTCTTGATAAATAAAAGTCAAAGTAAAACTTGAGCATGGCCAACACAAGCCGCGAAGTTAATTACTAAAGATATAACTATACTGTGTAGACTGTAGCAGAATGTAGTGCACCCAGCAATTAAAACTAAAGCAATATGAAAAAATTATCATGACGAATAGACTCATCGGAAAGAGAAAAAATAACGCTGATGTATAAATTGAGGTTATTAATTGTTCAGCTAATTAAGAAGGCTTGCACTGAGTGCTACATCCATGAGGGTTTCGTAAGAAAATGGCAGGATAACTGAAACTCtaataatcatgaaaaccaaTAAACTTAGTCATGCATTTCATAGATATTTAATCAACATCTATAATCTCGTTTCTCCTTgttctgaaataaaagaaaaatatacgaGTACACATACAATTCAGTGCACTCAAACCAAGTCATTCAGAGGTCGTATAAGTGACCAATATTTGTCAGTGTGTTATTTTTACCTtgtatttgaattaatattaggAAAACACTACTTTTTCCACTAAAAATATTGACTCCTTAGCATTAATAGCCACTAGTCTTCttaagatttaaaaaaatataaaataaaataaaattctagACGTCAAACACCTTCACCTAACAGCCAGATCAGTTTAAGTGATCTAGAGATATCTAATGGAATACCAGTAACTAGTTTGCAACATGATGATCTGGTATTCTggtccataataataataataataaataataatataagctAGGGATCATGCCCATGCTTCGTGCAAAGTTTCCTATCTTACTCTAACCTAGTAGTTACTTGCCCACTATTCTTTGATGAGCGTCTAAGTATTGAGCCACAAACTCCATTAATTATTAAGGGAGTAAACATCTGACCATGAAACTATCAAGAATCAAACACTTGTATAAGATATATTATGAAAGCAGGTCCGTACATCACATATATAGCCGACTCATGGAGGGGTGTGGATTGTGGACCACCAATAAATTATGGAAAACCACTAATCAATATAATTAATACAACCATAGTTACAGGAGATGGGATTGCCTCTAATAACACCATGCATCGTTCATATGATGATTATGCTCTCATTATAACAAATATGACACATCACGCATGTTAATAAAGGGGCCCAACAACATAATCAAAGTCAGGATACACTAACTGCACAATATTATCTCAGTCTAGATAAATAGCCTATAGTGGGGGCTGCAAAGTGCAAAACCCGTGTGAATCTACACTAATACATCTCCTACCATTAGGGACAAGAACACATGACTTGTGTTCCCATTTTCATAAGGAAAGAGTTTAACAAGTGCTTTTGCATCTCTTAACAAAACAAACACATTACAAGAAGAAAATAGTACTCGATAGCTTTGCAGAAAACGACAAAAGACTAACTGAAAGACACATTCTTATATTTGTATGTAGGGAACTTAACATACCCTCATAGATATTGGGTGTTCCTCATGGAAGCTCCAAGATTCGCTGTGGCATCTGAAACTTTCTCCTTGGCAGCTTCGTAACGATCCTTGGCCTCCCTGGACATGGTATCCTTTGCTGACTGGTATGCCTGACCAACTTCTTGCTTAGCTTGGTCAAAAGTTTCTGCCATTTTTTGTCTTCCATATTCCATTGCCCCACCCATCTTGTCTCTAGCATCATAGGCCCTATCTCCAACCATGTTCATTTGCTCCTTGGCTCCATCATAGGCATCACCTGCGTTATCTCTTCCATACTCCATTGCTCCTTTTACTTTATTCTTTACATCATAGGTTCTCTGTGAAGCCATCTTCATTCTCTCTCTGGTTCCATCATAAGCATTGTTTGCTTTGTCCTTGGCATATTCCACTGCCCCACCCATTGAGTCCTTGGCATCATACAATTTTTCTGACATCACATCCGAAGCCATGTTCATTTTCTGCTTACCCTCCTCATAAGCATTGGCTGCTCTATCTCTT carries:
- the LOC107642880 gene encoding zinc-finger homeodomain protein 6; the protein is MERRGEEDKELEMATITATATTTTLGSYSVVVPNNNNNNNRDSSSSTSSKLSSPTVVGASETTHQPSQTHSLVFHHHDPPNHNHHHQHHLYPHLQPPNQQSLRPTSDPDLTSSPIATTAPQPPPPPPQAAATTTTALARYRECLRNHAASMGSHVVDGCGEFMPSGEEGTPESLRCAACECHRNFHRREVEGSAPQQHHNYYPNNNNNKHNGHSTHHLLQFHTAPPSSSLHHQRFSHAIAAAAPPSVQPVMMAFGGGGGGAAESSSEDLNMFHHQSNALGGQFSVQQASASKKRFRTKFTQQQKDRMMEFAEKLGWKIQKHDEQEVQQFCSQVGVKRQVFKVWMHNNKQAIKKQQQQHT